The genome window ACAAAGGCAGCTCTTCCCTGCAGGACTGTGCGTGGCCAAAACAGGAGTTTTGTAGAGTTATTGTTTCTATgacccctttctttctttctttttttaaatttgattttaattggaggataatttctttagaaGGTTGTGtaggtttctgctgtacaataacatGAATCAGCTTTTAAgaatatgtatgtcccctccctcttgaatctccctccctccctccatcccactcacctaagtcatcacagagcattgagcttAGCTCCCTGGGTTATATAGAAGCTTCTTATtagctattttacacacagtagtgtgtatgtctcaatgctactctctcaattcatcccaccctctccttcccctgctgtgcccatgtctgttctctatgtctgcatctctattcctgccctataAATAAGTTtatcagtattatttttctatatcctatatacatatatgtgcattcatatacaatatttattcttctctgacttacttcactctgtatagcagactctagcttcatccacctcagttcaactgactcaaattcattccttttaaaggctgaataatattccaccatggcttccctgatagctcagttggtaaagaatctgcctgcaatgcaggagaccctggtctgattcctgggttgggaagatctgctggagcagggataggctacccactccagtattcttgggcttcccttgtggctcagctggtaaagaatccacctgcaatgtgggagacctgggttcaatccctgggttgggatgatcccctggagaagggaacggctacccactccagtattctggcctggagaattccatggactgaatagtctgtggggtctcaaagagtccgacacgactgagcgactttcacttttccaccatatatatgtaccacaacttctttaacccttcatctgtggatggacatgtaggttgctgccatgtcctggctattgtacatagtgctgcaataaacactggggacacatgtgtctttttgaattgtggttttcttagggtatatgcccagtagtgggattgctgggtcatatggtgatctctttctttaacatttttcattcattcattcaacaagcctATTTGCATACATACTGTGTGTCAAGGAATCATAGGGCTTAGAAACCAGTGAAGGGATGCAGACAATTAGTAGGCAAAAAACACAAACCATTTCTGAATAACTGCTATTTAGAGAATTAAGAGGGTGAGGGGATCAAGTGGTCTTGAACTGGGTCATCAAGGAAGGCTCTCTGATAGAGAACCTGGCGAAGAGAAATGGCCTCCCGTGAGAAGGGCATCCTTGGCTGAGTGTACGGCTTGGGCAGGGAACCTGGGCTCGGGACAGAAAGCAAGGGCTTTCTGCACTACCAGTCTCCCTCTGAAATTTCCTTTTAACCACAAATTATGTCTTGCATCTATCTCTACCAGTCAAGATTCTCTTCCTGCAAGATACGTCAACTATGTGAAACCCTCGTTTTACAGAAAGGCTGACCAACTGATTAAATTCATAATGACATATAACAGAACCCTCTCTTCCTTAATTCTGCACAATCTTGCACCATCCCATAATACAAAGCCTGGACAACTTTTACTGGGTACTTGCGCTCCTGCTCTGCCCTTTAGGGACATTATCTACTTTAGTTCTCACAGCAACCCCAAgtggtaggtactattattattattcccattttagagatgagaaagccaTGGCTTAGTATGAATTTTAGAAAGGCCTAGTAGTTAAGGGTTTTAGAATTTTAGCAGTTAGGATTCAATTACTCAACTCTAAAGTCTGCTTTTATTAGAGCATAAGCTTGTCAGGAGTTACCTGGGTCTGACTCTCAGCTCCCTCACTCTTCACTAGCTGTATACGGTAGTGGTGATGGGTTTAACCTCTGTGTGCCTTGGCTTCATCTGTAAACTAATGGGGAACAGATGAGTTCATAGCCGCACAAGGCTTACAGCAGAGACCGGTCCTGTACTATGTGGTAAGACGGTGTCACCATGGGCTGTTCAAAACACGTCTATACTATTGCCCGCAGCtggtaaaatacacaaaactGAAGAGTCAAGTATGTGACTTATGTGCTGATAGTTCTTGTAAATGTTTTGATGAGAAAGGCAGGCAGATCACTTGGTTCAAAGTGTTATTTCTGTTATCCCTTAATGCAGTATTTGAGTTGACTGTGTGAATAGCAATACGCATGAACTACACTTCCTAACAGCTTGAATGTTTCACAAATGAGACTTGACTATGTAACTGTATGATAGGAGACAATGGTATAGACCTTGCCCGTGTAAGTGTATAATGGGAGGCAATGGTACAGACCTTGACTATGTAGGTGTATAATAGGAGACAGTGTTATAAACAGTCATGAGCATCTTACCAGTTTTagagaatgctttttttttctgtattgcttGTCAGGTCAATTAGACCTAATTTTTCTATCTTTCATTGCTATAAATAATTGAACTTGGGATTAATATTTATTCACAGGGATAGAGAAATTAATGATAAACTTCTGGAATCACTAAAGAGATGCAGAACCATGGTGTAAATGAGAAAAAGTGGCAAAGCTCTAGAAACTAGAACTGGTTTCCCTGATAGAGGCCCATTCCATCTGCTGTCAAGTACGTCTCCACCACCTGTGCTAGAAGCAGCCAATCGTGGCTAAAACTGTAGATTCCTGGCTCCAACCCCAGACCCACCAGACTGTCTGGTGGTTGCCCAAGGAGTCTTACGTTTAACTGCCCTCCAGCTGATCTATACGGAGTCTAAAGTTTGAGAAGTATCTGCCCAGTTTAAAGCATGAACATGTGACTGAGAAATCTCAGGATGTTTTGCAAGATGTTTTTAGGAAATGGGAAAAAGGGCATTAACTGAATGGCTGTGTGACAACTTAAGTTATGTGCCTGGcactcctttctctcttccccctGGAGTTGATGGAGGAGCTGGATGTCTCCTGTGGGTGAGCATTCCTCTCTGCGGAGCTGTTAGCATGGAAAATGCCATTGTGTCTAATCATATTGCGTTCTCACAAAAGGTCAAATGTAGGGAGAACTCTTAAGTCTGTTTTATTCTCCCTTCTAAGCATCGTACACAAGAATCTCATCTTCCGAAAACTGGCTACCCAAGTACCTTATTAGGAGAAAAGAATCAGAGGCTCTAGGTAATGAAATACAGATGATGCAAAGCCccaatctttcagaattttgctcaCCATTTTGACaagcttatttattttgaatggTTATTTAGAGGAAGTCTGACAGGTAGCATGTAGACAGTGGCAGGAAGTAACGTCAGAAAGGAGgatttaggaaataaaaaaaaaaactacaagacCGTGATAGGACTCTTTTATGTATAGACTGGCCTGACAGAGCATTTGGTATGCGTAGAAGCAAACACTTTTTATCTCAGTGTGTCCTGACCATATCACTATCTTATGGGACAGTGATCTGCAGGTGTAAATGATGAGTCCTTAGGTATACTAACATCAAAAGAAGTTTGTGGCTTGAAATATACTCTGGAAATActatgattaaatatttaaaataacaattaaatcTCAACTTTCTTTTTAAGACACACATTCTTAATTATGCAATTATGTGAGAAACATGGCaactaaaatgttttatttcaggtGGTTGCAGGTACTCGAAGTTTTAATGCAACAAGGAGTCAATATTACTATAGTGTGCCCTTTTCCCGTAGAAccacaaaagaaaatttcaaacaccACCAATGTATTTACCACTGATTTCTCAGTGATAAGTAAATATACACTTTAAGAGGAGGGTACTCTATTTTCATCAGCATGAAGGACATTTGATAATAGTTGGTATGGAAATGAGAACTTCAGAAAATTAAGGACAGTGGAAGACCCAGTGGAGATGTCATCTATGTCTTTTATCCCCTCTGAGCAGCAGTCTCTATGGGAACATGTGTTCAGGCTGGGTGTGTTTACTGGAAGCAGATGTCACACCTTGCTTCCGGTCTGCAGTGTGGTAGCAGGTAGATAGAACATGGTGGGCATGCTAGGGTCACCTGTACGCAACAGGTGACTTTCCTTCTGTATGGCTGGCAAAAAAGTGACAGGCCCTAATATTTTAGGATGAAGAATGATTTGTAATTTATCATTCCTAGTAGGAAAACTAGAATTTCAATAGCTTGCTActgggtttgttttttccttcaaaattttcTGGTTGATATAGATGCGTTTGAGAACTCTGGCACAGGAATGCGTCTGGACCCCCATCTGGTAGCTGGGTGACTGACAGCATTTGACACATTGGAATGCTTCATCTTTACGCACACACCAGCTGGAAACAAGTGTAGGAGATTCTTGTCTGGTCATTTTCACTCCACAAAGTACACAGGATGCTTTGTGGGAATCTTGAGAAGTACGGCTGTATACAGAACACCCTTCTGGAGAACCTAAGAAGCTAGTTCACCTTCCTGTGCACCCTAAGCTTAGGAGCCCCGAGGCAGCCCAGCACACAGACGCCTGCAGGCAGCCCGGCCGGCAGCAGGTCTGCTCAGACCCTGCAGCGCAGGCCAAGGTCCGCAGTTCCAAAGAGACTGTCTGCCCCAGGGAAAAATGCAGCCAGGCAGCCTACTGTGAAAGATGAAGACAGGAGATATTAAACCCCTTCCCTCAAATGAAGTATCTTATTGGTATAAGAATTTGTGTCATACAAACACTCATCTTTTGGCCAGAATAGCCCCGATTACCCCTGATTACCCATCTACCTTGTTATAACTCACATTAGGTTTAGAAAGCAAACACGTACACAGGAAGTGTGTTTTAACctgaaataattttcttgatATTTGAATTGCTTTCAGTGGGACATTTGCTTTAAACCACAAGATATCTCCGTCTGGATTATCAGAATACAAAATCCCTtctctccccgccccccaacccaaccaaaacaaacaaaggaacaaacgaacaaaaccccaaacccaCAACTCAGCTTCAAATAAGCTTTGAAGAAATGAGACTCTAAATATTTACATATGGGTCAAGAAATAAATCACAAACTATTTACAAAAATACACAAGCTTATATGCATTAACAATTTACACCAgttcacaaaaatattaaaacataaaaaaaacacTATATAAATTAAAGTTAAGAACTCAGAAGTATGAGCTAAGACTTCCTAGGATGCTTCTCTCATGCAGGTCATGGTTGAAAAATCAGATTTTGCTATCTTGGAATCTAAACTGTAAAACaaccatttttattctttgaacaCTAACAGCActaatcaaaaaaggaaaaaaagaccctCTGTGCACACCGACATTATCTTGCACACAGTTAAAATATACCATTCCTGACATTCCGTTAACACACAGTACTAAAAGTCACATGCCTCTAACCATTTGGAAGTAACTTTCTGACATACTTTTGCTTTCATGATTACTCCTTAACACACACTGCTCGGACGATACTCTGCCAACATATTGGATGAGTGACTGACGGGGCTGGAAACAGATAAATGGACTTCGCAggctccttttttttaaactaaagggCGGATTTCAAATTTACACTGTATACATCTATTGCTGCTTCAGGTGTGGTAATGACCTAGTCTATCTCTGCTCACATGAATGGTCCCTCTTCTCTGCAGGATTATTCCTATTTCAACCCgacccttttaaaaaatgctttgccATGATATAAATGTGCAGGCCTTGTCTTTGGGACCATCCCAAGGACTTTCATGTTTTTAGAAGGGAACTGAAGATGGTGAGCTGTCGATGAGGCTCAGATGAAATCTACTGAAAGGAGGTGGCATCTCTGGGGCTGTCAGCAGAGTCCCTGACGAGACATCCAGGGAATATTTATTTCAATCAAACCAAGCTGTGGCATCAGAATTTTGCCAAAAAAGGATAAAATCTGGAGACATGGCTGTGAAAATACCAACAGAATTAAAATTCTGGGTTTCACAAGTAAGGCAGCTCCGTTTACTTGATCGTGGCTCCATGTCAAAGTGTAAAAGTGCTGACGCTTGGTTGCTCAACCTGCGACGTCATATACCAACAAGGTGGCTGTGCTGAGGTAAGCTGGCTCGCGGTGACCTGCCGTCTGCCCGCGACAACCAGGAAGGGAAGGATGCATGCGAAGCCCCTCAGTAACTCTGCACCCGAAGTTAAGGCTGCACCTACACTCGGCGAGACAGCGCTAGACTGCAGAGTTTATGTTTCACACTTTTACCGGGAATTTGAGTCATTTTTCTGTATTCAAAATATGTACCTGATATTTCCAAATTCATAGGACATTAATAAAGTAACCGCTTTAAAGAATTAACCTTAGTGtttataaaatagactttagTTTCAGGAGTAAACAGTGTGTGTGACCAATCCACAGATATGAACACTGGACAGACTTCAGCCACATCTTTCTAGGCTCTCAGCTCCTAAAGCCATCTGTGTCTCGGGGCCACACCAGCTCCTCTCTCTAATCTCCGGGCTGCCTGTGAGAGCTCAGACGGCTTGTCTTCCCTCAAAGCGGCCATCGGTTGCCTACTGACAAAAAGATGGTAatggttggaaaaaaaattagtgcTGTATATTCACCAAAGAGCAAATTCCTGCACGGAGCTCCTGATGTGTGTGCTAAAAGGAAGTATCCTATCAGGCTCCCTAGCACTGTGACTACAGACCAGGTGGGTCTGTACTGAGGCCTGAATTTCACAGACCTTTTCTATAATTTCAGGATTTCCTCCATGATCTTTATTGAATCTCTTCGATCAATTCTGGGGGAACAAAAGAACACCTAACAGAGTATTTCCACATATATTAATAAGTAAATGTGTTGctcttaaaactttattttctttttctaaatataaaccCTTAAAATGCAATCACATgattttttagatttaaaaaaactgGCATGAATCCTAATCTTTATACAATTTCACAGCAATAATAGCAGCATCAATTTAGCctcttaaaagatttttctttgctCTAAATAAACGTTAGTTCCAAGTTTTAAAAAGCCAGAGCAGCAACCATCCAGGAAATGGAATGGAATTCTCCTAGTGTCTTCTACAAACTTGAGCATTTAAAACATGTGAATGTATAAAAATCAAGTATTATTAAGAGTTATGGAATGACATGATTATCTCAACTCGTTTTATAAATACAGGACTGCCTTCTGGTCTGGCGTTCGTGGTGGGGTGGGTTGAGAGAATGGAATGCAAACTTTCAAAAGAAAGTCCTGGGTATGGAACATGTTTAACATGTCTGCAGTGTTGTGAGGACTAAACCTGAAATGCTGGTGTGAATGGCAATTACAATTAAGACTGCAATtgcccagggacagagggaagaCACAACACGGTAATTCCTTGGGACCTAAAGGGTTGCTGCCCAGAATTCCAGCAGGTCAAATGGGCTGTGCTAAGTGTTATTGCAAGAACACTCAGTTTACTAACGGATAATAATAACCTGTAGCTACTGTAAGAATTCCCAGGACACCTGGTTTAGAAACTAATTAATATGCAAATTTACAATCATGTGACATTATGTGTGTTTATCCAGGCAAACCATGctggtttttcattgttttttaaatggggggggaaaaaaaactgctTTAGGAAAACAAATAGTGTGAAATGCTTCACTAGGATCACAATTTATCAAATactattgagaaaaaaaaagaactgaagacaGGCAGCAGCTTAGAACCACCGATGTAGCTTTCTGGTGCTAACGAAGGTCACAGACTTCCTGCCAAGAAGTTTCTTTAATTGTAACTTAGAAACCCCTCTGCAGTGGGATAAGCCTGTTCACTGAAGTGTGTGGAGCAACCAGGAGAAGAGCATGGTTCAGCCTGGATCTAATGGGTCTGACATTTTGTAATGGCTATTAAATGCTTATTCCTTTTTTTGGGCTATAATTTGTTAAATATCCAATAATAGTCTTATGTGAAGGCTCAGGGAGAAGTTTCTCCCCACTCTAATTTAATACACAGCCCCTTCTAAGACAGGGGGTATGACCTGACAAAGAAAACAGGTGACCCTCTGGGCAAGGCCGTGGCTACTGGTAAAGCAAGTGGGGACAGGACAGGACAGGGCACACAAGACCTTCAAGAAGTGAGCGTCAGCTGCTCTGAAGGACACAGCAAATGCTAGGAAGGACGAGGTCAAACTCAAATTCCATTAAAGGCAGTCCTCAGGCTCTTACAAATCAGCCCTATGTGGCAAGTACGGTCTGTAACAAATTTCTTTACTAGGTTTTCAACACAGTGCTTCACAATCGTTCAAAtctttaaatgacaaaaatgacAACAGTCTGTAGGTGGAAGAGGTGGTGATGAAGCTGGGAAGAGGGAAAAAGATggtgatttgtttttcttcttcttatttttttaatgtggtggtTGGGGGGGGCGgtttgtagccttttttttttttttttggttactgaaaaaaatagaacagtCCACTGTCCAGCAGAGGCTGCGTCAACTCTATTGCTCCCGGGGCTCATTCTGCATGGACCTGCGTTTCAGGAGGCTGCAAGGCCAGCTCTGTGGGCAGGAAGGCGCCCTGCCCCAGAGCTGTGGCGTATGTCCTGCTCTGGGGATGGGGGAAGCTGGGGGGCATGTACGGGCCCATTGCTACTGCTCCGAAGCCCCCTCGCTGGTGCTGGGGCGGGGAGTGGTAGCCCTCCAGGTTATCGTACTGCGGCCCGGCAGTCCCCCGGCCCGGGCGCTTGCCGTGGGTGTGGTAGTGGTACAGCACGCCGGGGTCCCTGTCCGCGCTCTGGGGGTGGTGCAGTTTGAGGCTGTGACTCCTCTCTGGCTTAGGGGGCGGGAGCGCGGACTGCGACAGGTGCTCCTCCTCCTTGTAGCAGTCTCTGGGGTGCTTCTCTGAGGCCGGAGGCTGCCGGGCCCGGGGCCGCTCCAGCTCCTTGGGGAGCCGCACCTCTTTGTGGCTCGGTCTTAAAGACTCAGGCCCTGACGGCACGTATTTCCCTCCAGAGTTAAGGTAGCTGACAGGCTCGGCAGGGTCTGGAAGCCCTTTGGGCCCGTAGTCTAGCGGGCCAGCTCCCTGGGGGAAAGGGGGCCCGTTCTTCGGGTCGCACAGCTGCCTATGGCTTGCTTCCTGATGCGGCCTATGCTCGGGGAGGCTGCAGCCCGCGTCGTGCAGCTTTCGGTTCCTGACGCTGCTCTGCTTCTGGGGGAGGCACGGCTTCTCCGGCTGCCCATTGCCGTACCCGCCCTGGTGGTGAGGTGCGCGCTCCAGCTCCGGCTCCGCGTGCTTCCGGTAGAAGCGGTCCTCCCCCTCGGGGCTCAGGGCCTTGGCCGGGTGCCGCCCCTCCTTGCCCTCGGCCACCGAGAGgagtccagttttcccaggatcCGACTTGCTGCGCAGGTGGATGACATAGATGCCGCCCAGGTCGTCCGGCGCGCTGGCCGCGCTCATGTTGTCGTACTGGGACACGACGGGCCCCTTGGCCTTCTGCCGCGCACGGCTCTCCCTGCGGATGGACTGCAGGCGGTATTTCTCCAGGTCCTCCAGGTCCCACGAGGCGTATGCGTGCTTCGCGTCGGCCACCGGGGGCATGTGGACCACGTTGTGGTCATTGGCCGGGAAGTAGCTGGCCACGCTGGGCCGGGGGCGCGGGGCCGCACCCCCGGTGAACGCGTACACATTCTTGCCCTGCAGGCGCGGGGCGAGGAAGGCCAGGTCGCGGCCGGGCAGGCGGTGCAGGGGCCGCAGCTGCACCGTGCCGTAGGCGTCCACGTCGCACAGAGCGCCGTCGGGGCTGTAGTAGGAACCGGCCGAGCTGGCGTAGGGGCTGTACCGGTAGTGCACCCGGCCGTTCTCGAAGTAAGGCTGTAGCTGAGTGACGTGGTAGTCCGAGCGGGCCTGGGATGACTGATATGGCTTATACTGGTACAGGGGTCGTGGGCAGTAGGCGGGCTCCTCATCTGGGGGCACCTCTGTCCTAGAGATGGGGACAGAGCGGATCATGGAGGACGGAGGCGCGTGCAGAGACTGCACCCGGCGGATGGTGGGGTACAGCGGCATGTCCTCGGGGTAGCAGCCACCCCTGACGGACGAGCTCAGTGAGGACACATACTCTGCCCGGCTACACAGCTTCGGGTGGTGTCCAGACACGCTTCTTCCCGGGGCCACGTACGTGTTGTACCGGGGGCCTGTGGAGGCTGGTGGCTCCGACCTGGATGCATACACTGGGTGCGGCTCCGCTTTCCCGTGATGGGGTGGCACGCTCTGGGGGCGGAACTGGCAGTTTGGGGTCATACTGAAATGCAGACAGTTTTCTGGACCAAAGGGCTCCGTGGTGAGGTCGGGCCTGGCGAACGTGGGGTAAGCAGTCTTAAGAGGGCCGTGCTTGGCTTGTGGGACAGGGAGGGGCAAAGGCAAGGGCTCTTCCACGGAGGCAGCGGCAACGAAGGAGTGGTACCCGGCGCTGCCCGCCCCGTCGGCGCTGCCCGAGTGGAGGGCCGCGGCCAGTCTGCTCTCCATGGTCCTGGCGGGGGGCGCCGGGGTGGGGAAGCCACAGGAAGCGTGCGCGGGCACAGACTCGGCGCGCAGGTGCAGCGCGGGCGCCCTGGCGCCTTCCCGCACCTTTTCAGGAAGGACGGGCTGGGGAGCTGGAGCAGAGGCTGGGCACTGTGCAGCGGCCCCGCCATCCCCAACCAGGACAGGTGCAGGGTCACCCATGCCCCTGGGTTCAGGCGGCCTCTCCGGAGCCGGAACTGCTCCTTGAACCTGTTGAAAGATGATATTACTGTGAGTGTTTTTTTATGCTTCCCTCTACAGAATCAAACATTACTGAATTCATAACTCACAAGCTGAGGCCATGTGGGCAGCAGCTGGAAATTTCCCAAGCTGTGCAGAGGTGCTGGACAGGGCAGAGGCCTACCTGTCCCTATAGTCAGGAAAAGAAGGCAGGCCtgtttggccacctggtgtggcAGCCAGCCCATCTTTGGAGAGCTGTTCTCATTTAGGATGGGTTTTCAAGAGATGGAGTGGACCATGACAGATCTGATTTGCTTAAAAGACCACTAGGCTTGAAACCACATGCCCGGTCTATCTGTGCAGCTCAGTCTCAACACCAAGAACATTCTGTTAAACAAGCAGTGCTGATTCTACCTGAAGAGTGTTTTGAAGTGACACCCACTACCCAGTGGGCAGTTTTCAGCCCCCAGGCCAGGGAGGGACAGGAAGGGACATGTCCAGGTGGCATTCAACACAGCCTCCGCCTCTCCCTCCCGCTCCAGTGTGTCTGTGGCAGCAGAGGACAAACATGGTTCTCACTGCAAGGCTGCACGCATGCTGCCCTTGAGAAACAAGTGGCTGGAAATAGCATCTTCCATAGAGGACTAGACAGTGAAGTCCTTTTAGTCCAAGGCGACGACAAAAAAACTTCACAGTCTGCATATAACATTCTCTCATCAAAATAGGTGCTTGACTATTCAACAATCTGATGGCTAatgctgaaaaaacaaaaagtcctAAGACACTGTCATCTCTGATATTTCTAGAAAGTTGGTAAGACATAAAGTCTTCCAAATGTCCTGAGCACTTTGGTCATGCACATGTGAAAAACTGGCAGAGATGGTTGGacaacttgcccagagtcacactgAGTCAGTGAGGGAGCTGGGAAAACCCCACAACTCTGACAGCCAATGGCCAGGTGGACTCCTGAGCTTATAATCTCTTTGTAAAGGGAGAGGGTATAGTTAAACCACAGCCATGGAGAAGCTGCTCCTTTTTCAGAGAAAAGCCAGCATCAAGATAAAGGCAGATCCCAATCTCAACCAGGAAGTGTTTCATGGAAATAGGCCATAGGACTTAAAAAGAGATGTCAGATCTCACTGGCAGTAATGGCACACACTGATGGAGAGTGGCACACCTTTGGAAAAACACTGCATGCCAATGACCCGCCCCACTTCTTACCTTATGGGGATTGGTTAGTCCTATACTGGCTGTGGTCTGTACCTGCCCCAGGACTGGGGGCTGCTCTGCAGGTCTCTGGGAAGGAGGTAGGGGTAGGGGACGGCTGGCTCGTTGAGCACGCTGAAGGGTGGCGGTTACATACTCCACTGCGCTGGGCTGTTCTGCCACGTCCCAGCTGGCTTCGCTGGCACTTGCTATGGCCGCTGATGGAGCATGCGTCATGTACGCCAGGGGGGCTGTGCTGGTGTTCTCTTCAGGGGACCCGGAAGGAGGGCAGATTTTGTCCCTAGGCAAATGAGAAGGGGCAGGACTTCTGTCTGCAAGTTCTGAAGGGTGATGGGGCTTATCCACGCTTGCACCAAGGTAAGAAGGAGGCTCATCTCCACTGTAGAAATGGAGCTGATCGTGGTCCACAAAGGAGACGGTCGGCACACTGGTCTTCACAGACTGGTCTTCAGGGAAAGTGATGAGATCATCAGACTTTGAGTCTGTCAAGGGAACGGAAGTGACTCTGGCCTTCTCTGGGTCCCCAGATAAATAGATTCGATGTGGCTGATCGCCTGGTACGTCTGCCGGGGACTGCCCCGTGGAGTCAGTGGTGCTGGAATGGGTATAGTCCCCGGCAGCTGCTGTGTCTGGCACTGGCTGGTCACCATGCCCAGGGCCCTTGTTCTGGAGGTGGGGCTGCTCTGCTGGCCTGTCGGTTTGGAAACAGGCTTTCTCGAGAGTAACGCTAGAGTAGGGAGCAGGCGGTCTGTCCTCGGCTGCAGCCACCGCTACGTCCCCACAGTGTGCACAGGCAGCCGGGGACATGCCTGGTCTCTTCAGTGACTGGGTGGAGGCCTGCTGTGCAGATTCTGCTAACGCCAGCGCCAGCAGGCGTGCCACGTTTTTCGGAGGCGGTGGCGGTGGGATAAGAGAGACTGAGCTTACAGGAACGGAATCCTGAGGGGGGTCATGTGTGTCTGCTCCTGGGGggaaattaggaaaaaagaaagtgaaaagatagctTGTGTTATCCTACATGGAAAGCCAAACATTCCCCCATTtgatcactaaaaaaaaaagtgccttcc of Bubalus bubalis isolate 160015118507 breed Murrah chromosome 5, NDDB_SH_1, whole genome shotgun sequence contains these proteins:
- the ARHGAP32 gene encoding rho GTPase-activating protein 32 isoform X2, which codes for MITLLLAPQLHTCVYISRAEQPGHYCAFAHALRFKLLKYTMETESESSTSGDDSVFWLDLEVITQVTGSEEGEGEEHFRKMKSSVHSEEDDFVPELHRNVHPRERPDWEETLSAMARGADVPEIPGDLSLKTCGSTASMKVKHVKKLPFTKGHFPKMAECAHFHYENVEFGSIQLSLSEEQNEVTKNGCESKELVYLVHIACQGKSWIVKRSYEDFRVLDKHLHLCIYDRRFSQLSELPRSDALKDSPESVTQMLMAYLSRLSAIAGNKINCGPALTWMEIDNKGNHLLVHEESSINTPAVGAAHVIKRYTARAPDELTLEVGDIVSVIDMPPKVLSTWWRGKHGFQVGLFPGHCVELINQKVPQSVTNSVPKPVSKKHGKLITFLRTFMKSRPTKQKLKQRGILKERVFGCDLGEHLLNSGFEVPQVLQSCTAFIERYGIVDGIYRLSGVASNIQRLRHEFDSEHVPDLTKEPYVQDIHSVGSLCKLYFRELPNPLLTYQLYEKFSDAVSAATDEERLIKIHDVIQQLPPPHYRTLEFLMRHLSLLADYCSITNMHAKNLAIVWAPNLLRSKQIESACFSGTAAFMEVRIQSVVVEFILNHVDVLFSGKINAVIQEGAASLSRPKSLLVSSPSTKLLTLEEAQARTQAQVNSPIVTENKYIEVGEGPAALQGKFHTIIEFPLERRRPQNKMKKSPVGSWRSFFNLGKSSSVSKRKLQRNESEPSEMKAMALKGGRAEGTLRSAKSEESLTSLHAVDGDSKLFRPRRPRSSSDALSASFNGEMLGNRCNSYDNLPHDNGSEEEVGLLHIPALVSPHSAEDVDLSPPDIGVASLDFDPMSFQCSPPKAESECLESEASFLDSLGYSKDKQSTDKKDTETGGSQSQTPGSTASSEPVSPLQEKLSPFFTLDLSPTEEKASKPSSFTEKVVYAFSPKIGRKISKSPSLNISEPISVTLPARVSEVIGPVANTAAQNAPSAAWNKSSEESDVINRSPTQVVKRKANEREAQEGCECEAQPPDQGAAADVDSPGKEEPASSSQSKAVPSGQTQTGADTHDPPQDSVPVSSVSLIPPPPPPKNVARLLALALAESAQQASTQSLKRPGMSPAACAHCGDVAVAAAEDRPPAPYSSVTLEKACFQTDRPAEQPHLQNKGPGHGDQPVPDTAAAGDYTHSSTTDSTGQSPADVPGDQPHRIYLSGDPEKARVTSVPLTDSKSDDLITFPEDQSVKTSVPTVSFVDHDQLHFYSGDEPPSYLGASVDKPHHPSELADRSPAPSHLPRDKICPPSGSPEENTSTAPLAYMTHAPSAAIASASEASWDVAEQPSAVEYVTATLQRAQRASRPLPLPPSQRPAEQPPVLGQVQTTASIGLTNPHKVQGAVPAPERPPEPRGMGDPAPVLVGDGGAAAQCPASAPAPQPVLPEKVREGARAPALHLRAESVPAHASCGFPTPAPPARTMESRLAAALHSGSADGAGSAGYHSFVAAASVEEPLPLPLPVPQAKHGPLKTAYPTFARPDLTTEPFGPENCLHFSMTPNCQFRPQSVPPHHGKAEPHPVYASRSEPPASTGPRYNTYVAPGRSVSGHHPKLCSRAEYVSSLSSSVRGGCYPEDMPLYPTIRRVQSLHAPPSSMIRSVPISRTEVPPDEEPAYCPRPLYQYKPYQSSQARSDYHVTQLQPYFENGRVHYRYSPYASSAGSYYSPDGALCDVDAYGTVQLRPLHRLPGRDLAFLAPRLQGKNVYAFTGGAAPRPRPSVASYFPANDHNVVHMPPVADAKHAYASWDLEDLEKYRLQSIRRESRARQKAKGPVVSQYDNMSAASAPDDLGGIYVIHLRSKSDPGKTGLLSVAEGKEGRHPAKALSPEGEDRFYRKHAEPELERAPHHQGGYGNGQPEKPCLPQKQSSVRNRKLHDAGCSLPEHRPHQEASHRQLCDPKNGPPFPQGAGPLDYGPKGLPDPAEPVSYLNSGGKYVPSGPESLRPSHKEVRLPKELERPRARQPPASEKHPRDCYKEEEHLSQSALPPPKPERSHSLKLHHPQSADRDPGVLYHYHTHGKRPGRGTAGPQYDNLEGYHSPPQHQRGGFGAVAMGPYMPPSFPHPQSRTYATALGQGAFLPTELALQPPETQVHAE